A stretch of Bombina bombina isolate aBomBom1 chromosome 2, aBomBom1.pri, whole genome shotgun sequence DNA encodes these proteins:
- the LOC128649914 gene encoding alcohol dehydrogenase 1 — protein MDTAGKVIKCKAAVAWGPHEPLSIEEIEVAPPKAHEVRIKIVATGICRSDDHVLEGVISDLKFPVILGHEGAGIVESVGEGVKNIKPGDKVIPLFIPQCGECRCCLNPRSNLCSKNDIGKYKGVLLDNTTRFTCKGQMVHNFICCSTFTEYTVVDEIAVAKIDDNAPLDKVCLIGCGFSTGYGSAVNIAQVTPNSSCAVFGLGGVGLSAIIGCKVAGASKIIAVDTNSDKFAKAKELGATHCVNPKEFKEPIHEVLANMTDGGVDYAIECIGNVDIMTSALLGAHHGCGTSVIVGLAPASAKMNFDPALMLTGRKLAGGLFGGWKSKEAVPKLVSEFMDNKFQLDGLISFKFPFEKINEGFELLRKGESIRTVLEL, from the exons GTCATTAAATGCAAAGCAGCTGTGGCCTGGGGGCCTCATGAACCACTCAGTATTGAAGAGATTGAGGTTGCTCCCCCAAAAGCTCATGAAGTGCGCATTAAG ATTGTGGCTACTGGAATCTGCCGCTCGGATGACCATGTTCTAGAAGGAGTAATAAGTGACTTGAAGTTTCCAGTGATTCTAGGCCATGAAGGAGCAGGAATAGTGGAAAGTGTTGGAGAAGGCGTCAAAAACATTAAACCTG ggGACAAAGTCATTCCTCTCTTCATTCCTCAATGTGGAGAATGCAGATGCTGCTTAAATCCGAGAAGCAATTTGTGTTCCAAGAATGA CATTGGTAAATACAAAGGTGTGCTGTTGGACAACACAACCAGATTCACCTGCAAGGGACAGATGGTACACAATTTCATATGCTGCAGCACCTTCACAGAATACACTGTGGTGGATGAAATAGCTGTCGCTAAGATAGATGATAATGCTCCTCTGGATAAAGTGTGTCTGATTGGCTGTGGCTTTTCTACAGGATATGGCTCTGCAGTGAACATTGCTCAG GTTACCCCTAACTCCTCGTGTGCTGTGTTTGGTCTGGGAGGTGTTGGCCTTTCAGCCATTATTGGATGCAAAGTAGCAGGTGCTTCTAAGATCATTGCAGTTGATACAAATAGTGATAAGTTTGCTAAAGCAAAAGAGTTAGGAGCCACTCACTGTGTCAACCCAAAGGAATTTAAGGAACCCATCCATGAGGTGCTAGCAAATATGACCGATGGAGGAGTGGACTACGCGATTGAGTGCATTGGAAATGTTGATATAATG ACATCTGCACTTTTGGGTGCTCATCATGGCTGCGGGACTTCCGTTATTGTTGGCTTGGCTCCTGCATCAGCTAAAATGAATTTTGACCCTGCATTGATGCTCACTGGCCGCAAACTGGCAGGAGGATTGTTTGGAG GTTGGAAGAGCAAAGAAGCTGTGCCAAAGCTGGTTTCTGAATTTATGGATAATAAGTTCCAGCTGGATGGGCTAATAAGTTTCAAATTTCCATTTGAAAAAATCAATGAAGGTTTTGAGCTTTTGCGCAAGGGAGAAAG